ACAAACTGTGCTTCGCCGCCACGGATCAGATCCAGAATGTTCGGTGAACCTTCGCTCAGCTTATGAACGGTCGTTACAGGAAGTCCAGCCTCTTGAATTGCCGTAGCCGTACCGCCAGTTGCAATGATTTTATAACCAAGACGGTAGAAGCCTTTCAAAATTTCGATCGCTTCTTCCTTATCTTTGTCAGCAACCGTTACAACAACGGAGCCAGCAGCAGGAATTTTCATGCCTGCACCGATCAGGCCTTTGTATAGAGCTTTTGCAAAGTTAATATCGCGTCCCATAACCTCGCCTGTTGATTTCATCTCAGGTCCGAGTGTTGTGTCTACACGGCGCAGTTTCGCGAAGGAGAATACCGGCACTTTAACAGAAACGTACTTATCTTCTGGCCATAGTCCGCTTTGGTATCCCATATCCGTCAGTTTTTGCCCCATAATTACGCGCGTCGCCACATTCGCCATTGGAATGTTCGTTACTTTACTTAAAAACGGCACCGTTCTGGAAGAACGCGGGTTAACCTCGATAACATACACTTGATCGTTGTGAATGACGAACTGGATGTTGACTAGACCAACCACGTTCAATTCCAGGCCGATTTTCGTCGTAATTTCAATAATTTGTTGCTTGATCTCATCGGAGAGCGATTGCGGTGGATACACGGCGATCGAGTCACCGGAGTGAACCCCTGCGCGCTCAACATGTTCCATAATACCTGGGATCAGAACCGTTTCTCTATCACAGATCGCGTCAACTTCAACTTCTTTGCCAAGCATATAGCGGTCAATCAGAACCGGATGCTCAGGGTTAATCTTCACGGCATATTCCATGTAGCTAAGCAATTCTTCATCGGAGTAGACGATTTCCATTGCACGGCCGCCTAAGACATAAGAAGGACGAACGATAACCGGATAACCGAATTTCGCTGCTGTTCCTACGGCTTGGTCAACAGATGTTACAGTACCGCCTGGAGGTTGAGCAATCGAAAGCTTGCTCAACAAAGCTTCGAATTTCTTGCGATCTTCGGCCGTATCAATGCTTTCCAGATCAGATCCTAGGATGCGTACGCCTGCTTTGTGCAACGGTGCTGCCAAGTTAATCGCGGTTTGTCCACCGAACTGAACGATAACTCCGATTGGATTCTCACGCTCGATGACGTTCATAACATCCTCGAAGAATAAAGGCTCGAAGTACAAGCGGTCCGACGTGTTAAAGTCCGTGGAAACCGTTTCTGGGTTGTTATTGATGATAACCGCTTCATAACCAGCTGCTTGAATTGCCCATACCGCATGAACGGTGGAGTAGTCGAACTCAATCCCTTGACCGATACGAATCGGACCGGAGCCTAATACAACGACTTTCTCTTTGGTTGTTTCTGTAACTTCGTCTTCTTGCTCATAAGTAGAGTAGTAATAAGGCGTTGAAGCTTCGAATTCAGCTGCGCAAGTATCAACCATTTTGTACACAGGCTTGATGTTTTGTTTCAGACGGTGTGTTCTGATTTCAGCTTCTTTGGTGAATGTCGAGCATCCAGCTAATGTGCGAATCTCGGCAATAGCACGATCTGTGAAGCCTTTGCGCTTCGTTTCGAAAAGCAGTTCATTCGTCAGTTCACTTGCCGCGATTTCTTTCTCGTATTTGATCAGACCATCAAGCTTGTTCAAGAACCACCAGTCAATGTTCGTCAAATTCTGCAATTGCTCCACCGTGTAGCCTCTGCGGTAAGCTTCTGCCAATAAGAATAGGCGCTCATCGTCCGGTTTTTGCAAGCGTAACTCCAATGTTTCTGTATCAAGCAAATCCGTTTCTTTAAGGAATAGGCGATGTACACCGATCTCTAGGGAACGTACTGCTTTGTGAATGGACTCTTCGAACGTACGGCCGATCGCCATAACTTCGCCAGTCGCCTTCATTTGTGTACCTAATTTACGGTTGGCAGCTGTGAATTTATCGAACGGCCAACGCGGGATTTTGGAAACGATATAATCCAGTGCCGGCTCGAAGCAAGCATAGGTTTGGCCTGTTACTGGATTGACAAGCTCATCGAGCGTGTAGCCAATCGCAATTTTCGCTGCCATTTTGGCGATCGGGTAACCAGTCGCTTTGGACGCAAGCGCTGAGGAGCGGCTTACACGCGGGTTAACTTCGATGACATAATATTGGAAGCTATGTGGATCTAAGGCGTACTGTACGTTACATCCGCCTTCAATGTTCAAGGCGCGAATAATTTTGAGCGATGCGGAACGCAGCATTTGATACTCGCGATCCGAAAGTGTTTGGCTTGGTGCGACAACGATACTATCTCCGGTATGTACACCTACTGGATCGAAATTCTCCATGTTACACACAACGATACAGTTATCATTTGCGTCACGCATTACCTCATACTCGACTTCTTTCATACCTGCAATACTGCGCTCAACCAGACATTGGCCGATTGGGCTGTAGCGAATTCCGGAAGCTACGATTTCCGTCAGTTCTTCCATCGTATTACAGATACCGCCACCAGTTCCACCTAATGTGTACGCTGGACGAATGATGATCGGGAAGCCGATTTCATTAGCAAAATCAACCGCTTGAGCAACTGTCGTTACGATAACGCTATCCGGTACCGGCTGCTCTAATTCTCTCATCAAGTCTCTGAAAAGATCGCGATCTTCCGCTTTCTCAATCGCCGTCAGCTGCGTTCCGAGAAGCTTCACGTTCTCGCTTTCCAGTACACCGGCGCGAGCCAGTTCAACCGCCATGTTCAAACCTGTTTGACCTCCAAGTGTTGGAAGCAAGCCGTCAGGACGTTCTTGACGAATGATTTGTGTAACAAATTCAAGTGTAATCGGCTCGATATATACTTTATCCGCCATGTTTGTATCCGTCATGATCGTAGCCGGGTTGCTGTTGATCAGGATAACTTCCATGCCTTCTTCTTTAAGTGCTTGACAAGCTTGCGTGCCCGCATAGTCAAATTCCGCTGCCTGACCGATAACGATTGGACCGGAACCGATAACGAGGATCTTTTTGAGTGTATTATTTTTTGGCATATTGCAGTTCCTCCTTCACAGATGTCGATGCCGTGGAAGCTTTCCACTGAGCAAGCATTTGCGCTTGGCGCGGCTGCTGTGGGTTATCAAGCTTATGCTGACGGATCAGCGAGATGAAATCATCAAACAAGTAGCTGGAGTCGAATGGCCCCGGTGCTGCCTCTGGGTGATATTGCACCGAGAATGCAGGGTATTTCTTGTGTTTCAAACCTTCGATTGTACGGTCATTATTGTTAATGTGCGTTACTTCAAGGTCCGTTCCGTTCACGGAATCTTCCTTGACCGTATAGCCATGATTTTGCGATGTAATGTAGCAGCGACCGGAAGCCAAATCTTTCACGGGATGGTTGCCGCCGCGGTGACCGAATTTCAATTTATCAGTGTCCGCGCCGCAAGCAAGTGCAAACAGTTGGTGACCAAGGCAGATTCCGAACAAAGGAATATCGCCGAGCAATCCTTTGATCATTTCAACCGCGTGCGGAACATCTTTCGGATCCCCAGGGCCGTTGGACAGCAAGACACCGTCCGGCGCAAGGCGGCGAATTTGTTCAGCAGTTGCATCTTGAGGCACAACGACAACGTCGCAGTCACGTTTGCTCAGATCGCGGATGATCCCGCTTTTGGCACCGAAATCAACGAGCACGATGCGCTCTTTGTGTCCAGGTGCACCGTATACGCTTTTGGTGGAGACACGAGAAACTTGGTCCGTCATCAGGGAAGTACCGCGCAAGATCTCAGTCAATTCCGCAACGGATTTATTGGATGTTGTCAATAAGCTTTTCATAACGCCGTGATGACGAATTTTACGAGTCAACATACGAGTGTCGATGCCGCTGATGCCAACGATGCCGTATTCTTTGAGCAAGCTGCCAAGTGTGTACTGCGCTCTCCAGTTGCTTGGAATCTCTTCGTGCTCACGCACGACGAAACCATGAATGAAAGGACGTACGGATTCAAAATCATCCCTGATCACCCCGTAGTTCCCCACCAATGGATACGTCATCGTCACGATTTGACCGCAGTAGGAAGGATCGGAAAGCACCTCCTGATAACCTGTAATCCCTGTATTGAATACAACCTCGCCGACGGATTCACCTTCACTACCGAACGATTTTCCTGTAAAAAGAGTGCCGTCTTCCAGCAACAATCTTGCCTGCATGTTCTTTCAACTCCTTCGCTATTGTCAAACGATTCTCACGAACCGCAGATGTCATGCCTACAACTTCCTAAGAAATGCATAGACTTGCATAAAAAATGATCTTTCTGTATAAATATACACGATTTTACGTGTCTCGTACAGCGTGTTATGCGGATTTTACGACCAGACCACTTTACCGGATGCGATGGTCACAACCGGCCAACCTTGCAGCTTCCAACCGATGAACGGTGTGTTTTTGCTGCGCGACACGATCTCTTCTTTCAGAACTTCACGCTCTGTTTCCAAATCTACGATCGTGATATCCGCTACACTGCCCACATTCAGCGTTCCGTAGGGAAGACCGAATACATCAGCCGGTTTTTGCGTCATTCGATCGACTAGGAAACCAAGCGTCCATTGTCCAGTTAGAACGAATTTCGTATACAGCAGCGAGAATGCTGTTTCGAATCCCAGGATACCGAATGGCGCCAGCATCATGCCTTTGGCCTTCTCTTCTTCTGTGTGCGGTGCGTGGTCCGTCACGATGATATCGATCGTGCCGTCTTCCAAACCTTCGATAACAGCCTGCACATCGCGCGGCGTGCGCAGCGGCGGGTTCATCTTCCAGTTGGCGTCCAGCCCTGGAATGTCTTCATCAGACAGCACGAGGTGATGCGGACATACCTCTGCGGTCACTTTGATACCGAACTGCTTCGCATGTCGGATCAAGCGAACTGATTGCTCCGTGCTCACATGGCACACGTGGTAGTGAACGCCTGTCGCTTCGGACAACAGGATATCGCGCCCTACATGAATCGCCTCGGATTCGTTCGGGATCCCTTTCAGGCCGTGCTTCTTCGCGAACGAGCCTTCACTTACCGGCGCTCCAACGACAAGCGTGTCATCCTCACAGTGTGCGATGATTGGCATGTCCATGGATGCGGCCAAAGCCATTGCATCCTTCATCATCTGCGCGCTCTGTACGCCAACACCGTCATCGGTGTAACCGATAACGCCGGCTTCTTTCAGCGCAGCGAAATCCGTTAACTCACGGCCTAATTGATTTTTGGTAATTGTTCCGTAGGGAAGCACCCGAATTACGCCTTCTGTTGCAGCTTTGTCCAATATGTATTTCACCGTATCGACTGTATCGATAACCGGCCTCGTGTTTGGCATGCATGCAATCGTTGTGAAACCGCCGCGAGCCGCGGAGCGTGTACCTGTCGCAATATTTTCTTTATGTTCAAATCCCGGTTCCCGCAAGTGCACATGCATATCAATGAAGCCAGGTGTTACGAGCTTGCCTGCTGCATCGATAACTTCATGACCTTCTGTTTGCGGAGCTGAGCTTTCCGAAGCATCCAGAACTTGTGCGATCTTGTCATTCTCGATAAAAATGTGCTTCTTTGCTTGTGCATTATTCGCATCAACCGTAAGTCCGTTTAAGATCCAAATACCCATTGTGCTGAAGTCCCCCTGTTCTATGATAAAGCTCGTTCAATGACCGCCATACGAATCGGCACACCATGAGCAATTTGTGTGAAAATTTTGGATTTCTCGTGTTCAACCAGTTCGTCATCCAATTCGACGTTGCGATTCACCGGAGCGGGATGCATGATTATCGCATGCGGCGCCATTCGGCTGGCACGTTCTGCCGTCAAACCATACTGCTCGCGGTATTCTTCAGCCGAGCGGATAATCCCCTTGTCGTGGCGTTCCAGCTGCACGCGCAGCATCATGACAACATCGGCTTTGAGCGCTTCTTCGAAAGTGATATATGGAGCGAACTCAGCGAGTTCAGGAGCCTGCATGCTGTCTGGCGCGCAGAACTGAACTTTGGCGCCCAGCGCGATAAGTCCCCACAAGTTGGAGCGTGCCACTCGGCTATGCAGAATGTCACCGACGATGGAGACTGTCAGACCCTTGAAGCTGCCGAATTGCTTGCGCATCGTGTAGAAGTCCAGAAGCGCTTGTGTTGGATGCTCATTATTGCCGTCGCCCGCATTGATCAGCGGAATTTTAATTTTCTCGGCCAATTCCTGCAGCACGCCGTTTGGCTTCAAGCGAATGACACCGGCATCGATCCCCATGGACTCCAGCGTGCGAACCGTGTCGTAAATGGATTCACCTTTTTGCACGCTTGATTCCGCTGCGGAGAAGTTCAGCACATCAGCCCCTAATCGCTTTTGGGCCAGTTCGAAAGAGAAACGCGTTCTTGTACTATTTTCAAAAAATAAGTTGGAAACGAACTTGCCTTGCAACTGATTCGATACCTTAGGGGAAGATTGTTCCCAGTAAGCTGCCCGATCCAAAATACTTGTTATTTCCCCCGCCGTAACACCTTTCAATCCTAAAAAATGCTTTGTTTGTGTACTCATTATACTCACTCCTGTTTCCCCCTCTGCCCATGTATGATGACCCCATCTTTATCATCGATTTCCGTTAACAGCACTTCGATGCTTTCACTTTTGGAGGTAGGTACGTTCTTGCCAACATAATCCGGGCGAATAGGCAGCTCGCGATGTCCTCTGTCTACCAAGACTGCCAGTTGAATCATTTGCGGTCTGCCCAAATCTATCAAGGCATCCATCGCTGCTCTTACGGTCCTCCCTGTGAAGAGGACATCATCGAAGAGGATGATTTTACGGTCCTGGATTTGGAGCTTGCCGCCTTCCCGCGCGTCCTCCACCGATTTCACCTTTACGCGATCATCGCGGTAAGAAGTGACATCGATCTCGCCCACCGGAATCGGAACACCTTCAATTTCCATAATCCGCTCTGCCACTCGCTTGGCCAAATAAATGCCGCGGGTCCGAATCCCAATCAAGGTACAATCTTCTACCCCTTTATTCTTTTCAAGTATCTCGTGTGCAATCCGCGTCAGCGCTCTTCGAATTCCCATTTCATCAATGAGGGTATGTTCGGCTGCTTCGTTCATCTCTTCGCCTCCTGATCGTTTTGCTTCAGCAAAACGGATAACGCAAGATTAGGCTTTGTTTTCCATCGGAAAGCTTGTTTAGCAAGAACTGCACCGTTTTCCACCGGAAAACCAAAAAACTCCTTGCCCAATTCATGGCAAGGAGTTACGAGTGCATAAAGATACAGAGCGGGGCATGAGGATGCGCACATCCGATGCTTGTTAACACAGCGTACGCGACGCTGCATTCCCGTCTTTTCTTATCGTTTTACCTTGCCAGCCTCTCTGGACTGTTTTTAAAGGTACCTATGTAATTAATAGAATTATGCCATTTTCGACATGATAAGTCAAGATCCTTTATCAAACTCTCTTTGAGCAAGCGCTTGCGCATGTGTTATAATTTACATATTAATTACGATTCAATCCGGCCAAGGAGGAAACTATGTTCAAATTGTTTCGACTTTTGAAACCGTACAAATTTTTAGTTGCAGCTGTCATTATTTTAATGCTCTTGCAGTCACTGGCACAGCTGTATCTGCCTACGCTTCTATCCGACATCGTCGATATTGGGGTAGTCAAAGGAGACATCGGCTATATTCTCCGTTACGGAGCATATATGCTGCTCGTTGCCATGGGAGCTATGGTGTGTGTCATTATTGCCAGCTACTTGCTTGCTAAGACAGCCACTGGGTTCGGCAGAGATTTGCGCCGCATACTTTTCACTCATGTGGAGAGTTTCTCCTTGCATGAATTCGACAAACTCGGAACCTCCTCCCTCATTACACGAACCACGAATGATATCGCACAGGTACAGCAAGTCATCGTTATGATGCGCATGTTTATCGGAGCGCCTACCATGCTGATCGGCGGCGTAATTATGGCAACCTACAAAGATTCACATCTGGCTATTGTCTTAATCTCAGTCATTCCGATTCTTGTATTGGCTATTATCGTAATCATGCGCAAAGGACTTCCTTTATTTAAACTGCTGCAGGTCAAAATTGACGGCATTAATCTCGTGCTGCGGGAAAATTTAACCGGAATCCGCGTCATTCGCGCCTTTAATCGTGGAGAGCACGAAAAACGCAAATTCGAGAAAGCGAATCATGACTATACGGTTACAGCCGTGAAAGTCAACACCTTGATGGCAACCATGATGCCCATTATGATGCTGGTTTTCAATCTAGGCATCGTCGTCATCCTTTGGTATGGCGGTATTCGAATTGACGGCAATCAAATGCAAATTGGC
Above is a genomic segment from Paenibacillus sp. HWE-109 containing:
- the carB gene encoding carbamoyl-phosphate synthase large subunit, whose amino-acid sequence is MPKNNTLKKILVIGSGPIVIGQAAEFDYAGTQACQALKEEGMEVILINSNPATIMTDTNMADKVYIEPITLEFVTQIIRQERPDGLLPTLGGQTGLNMAVELARAGVLESENVKLLGTQLTAIEKAEDRDLFRDLMRELEQPVPDSVIVTTVAQAVDFANEIGFPIIIRPAYTLGGTGGGICNTMEELTEIVASGIRYSPIGQCLVERSIAGMKEVEYEVMRDANDNCIVVCNMENFDPVGVHTGDSIVVAPSQTLSDREYQMLRSASLKIIRALNIEGGCNVQYALDPHSFQYYVIEVNPRVSRSSALASKATGYPIAKMAAKIAIGYTLDELVNPVTGQTYACFEPALDYIVSKIPRWPFDKFTAANRKLGTQMKATGEVMAIGRTFEESIHKAVRSLEIGVHRLFLKETDLLDTETLELRLQKPDDERLFLLAEAYRRGYTVEQLQNLTNIDWWFLNKLDGLIKYEKEIAASELTNELLFETKRKGFTDRAIAEIRTLAGCSTFTKEAEIRTHRLKQNIKPVYKMVDTCAAEFEASTPYYYSTYEQEDEVTETTKEKVVVLGSGPIRIGQGIEFDYSTVHAVWAIQAAGYEAVIINNNPETVSTDFNTSDRLYFEPLFFEDVMNVIERENPIGVIVQFGGQTAINLAAPLHKAGVRILGSDLESIDTAEDRKKFEALLSKLSIAQPPGGTVTSVDQAVGTAAKFGYPVIVRPSYVLGGRAMEIVYSDEELLSYMEYAVKINPEHPVLIDRYMLGKEVEVDAICDRETVLIPGIMEHVERAGVHSGDSIAVYPPQSLSDEIKQQIIEITTKIGLELNVVGLVNIQFVIHNDQVYVIEVNPRSSRTVPFLSKVTNIPMANVATRVIMGQKLTDMGYQSGLWPEDKYVSVKVPVFSFAKLRRVDTTLGPEMKSTGEVMGRDINFAKALYKGLIGAGMKIPAAGSVVVTVADKDKEEAIEILKGFYRLGYKIIATGGTATAIQEAGLPVTTVHKLSEGSPNILDLIRGGEAQFVVNTLTKGKEPERDGFRIRREAVENGVVCMTSLDTVRALVNMLEAINFSSRAMPIHA
- the carA gene encoding glutamine-hydrolyzing carbamoyl-phosphate synthase small subunit — its product is MQARLLLEDGTLFTGKSFGSEGESVGEVVFNTGITGYQEVLSDPSYCGQIVTMTYPLVGNYGVIRDDFESVRPFIHGFVVREHEEIPSNWRAQYTLGSLLKEYGIVGISGIDTRMLTRKIRHHGVMKSLLTTSNKSVAELTEILRGTSLMTDQVSRVSTKSVYGAPGHKERIVLVDFGAKSGIIRDLSKRDCDVVVVPQDATAEQIRRLAPDGVLLSNGPGDPKDVPHAVEMIKGLLGDIPLFGICLGHQLFALACGADTDKLKFGHRGGNHPVKDLASGRCYITSQNHGYTVKEDSVNGTDLEVTHINNNDRTIEGLKHKKYPAFSVQYHPEAAPGPFDSSYLFDDFISLIRQHKLDNPQQPRQAQMLAQWKASTASTSVKEELQYAKK
- a CDS encoding dihydroorotase, whose amino-acid sequence is MGIWILNGLTVDANNAQAKKHIFIENDKIAQVLDASESSAPQTEGHEVIDAAGKLVTPGFIDMHVHLREPGFEHKENIATGTRSAARGGFTTIACMPNTRPVIDTVDTVKYILDKAATEGVIRVLPYGTITKNQLGRELTDFAALKEAGVIGYTDDGVGVQSAQMMKDAMALAASMDMPIIAHCEDDTLVVGAPVSEGSFAKKHGLKGIPNESEAIHVGRDILLSEATGVHYHVCHVSTEQSVRLIRHAKQFGIKVTAEVCPHHLVLSDEDIPGLDANWKMNPPLRTPRDVQAVIEGLEDGTIDIIVTDHAPHTEEEKAKGMMLAPFGILGFETAFSLLYTKFVLTGQWTLGFLVDRMTQKPADVFGLPYGTLNVGSVADITIVDLETEREVLKEEIVSRSKNTPFIGWKLQGWPVVTIASGKVVWS
- a CDS encoding aspartate carbamoyltransferase catalytic subunit; translated protein: MSTQTKHFLGLKGVTAGEITSILDRAAYWEQSSPKVSNQLQGKFVSNLFFENSTRTRFSFELAQKRLGADVLNFSAAESSVQKGESIYDTVRTLESMGIDAGVIRLKPNGVLQELAEKIKIPLINAGDGNNEHPTQALLDFYTMRKQFGSFKGLTVSIVGDILHSRVARSNLWGLIALGAKVQFCAPDSMQAPELAEFAPYITFEEALKADVVMMLRVQLERHDKGIIRSAEEYREQYGLTAERASRMAPHAIIMHPAPVNRNVELDDELVEHEKSKIFTQIAHGVPIRMAVIERALS
- the pyrR gene encoding bifunctional pyr operon transcriptional regulator/uracil phosphoribosyltransferase PyrR, with translation MNEAAEHTLIDEMGIRRALTRIAHEILEKNKGVEDCTLIGIRTRGIYLAKRVAERIMEIEGVPIPVGEIDVTSYRDDRVKVKSVEDAREGGKLQIQDRKIILFDDVLFTGRTVRAAMDALIDLGRPQMIQLAVLVDRGHRELPIRPDYVGKNVPTSKSESIEVLLTEIDDKDGVIIHGQRGKQE